The genomic stretch CCGAGGGGATCGCGGAACCGTCCGGCAGTGGTCATGTCAAGAGGAGCCTTCGTGGTGGCCTTGGCGGTCGCTTCGGTGATCCAGCCGCTGGTGCCGTTGAAGGCCGCGCCCGTGTCGTTGGTGAAGCCGGTGGCGGCTGTGGCGGCGGCCGTCCCGAAGCGCACGTTGAAGGCCGGGGTGGGGGTGGTGGTGGTTCCGCCCGCGACAACCTTCAGCGTGATGCTGGCGGTCTTGGTGGCGTCGAAGGTGGACTTCGCGGTGATGGTGGTCGTACCGACGGTCAGGGCGACGATCGCGCCGGTGGAGCTGTTGATGCTGGCAACGGCAGGAGCACTGGTGCTCCACGTGACGGTCTTGGCCGCCGTTCCGGTGGCGGTGACGTTCGCAGTCGCAGTCGCGGTTTCACCGACAGTCATCTGGTTGTCGGTGCTGACTGCGGCAACGGCGACGGCCGTGACGGCGTTGGCAGGGGTGCTCTTGCCACAGGCGACCATGCCCACGGTCAGGGTGGCGGCGAGGACGGCGAGGGTGGAACGGCGAACAGTGTTGGATTGCAGCATGAGGATACCGAGCCTTTACGAGAGAGGGCGGGCTGTGGATGCAGACCTGATCGGTTGATCGTCCCCACTGTGGCCCAATGACCGTTACTGGAACGTGAAAGGCCCTGCCACGATTCGTTTAGTTTCAGTGGGCACCCGGTGGACGGCCCAAGTCGGTGTGCTGGTGCGGAAAATGTGACCAGACCGTCCTGAGAAGGCTGACCGGCGCGGGGCGCACTCGCTGAGACAGGCGTTAATGCTGGCTGACCGGATTCTGAAGGCGTGGGCATTGAACCCTGTCATCTGAGCGACTGCTCAGGTATCATGGGGCATGGCTGATCCCGCCTCCGTACCGCTCACCTACGTTGTAGACGGCATGGACTGCGCCAGCTGCGTCCGCAAGGTCGAGGCCATGGTCGGCCGCCTGCCCGGTGCCGGCGACGTGCAGACCAGTTTCACGCAGCAGACCCTGCGGCTGGCCCTGGACGAGACCCGCACACCGCGCGAGGCGCTGGAGGGCAATCTGCGGGCACTGGGCTATGTTCCGACCCTCCAGGTGGTGCAGACCACACCCCCCACCCCGCGGGCCGGGGATCTGGCCGCACCGACGGTACCGGGCCGCGCGTGGTACGCCACGCCCGCCGGCCGCCTGGTCGTCCTGAGTGGAGCCTTGCTGCTGGCTGCGTGGGTGCTGGGCTTCCTGGCCCCAGCCACATCGACCGCCGCGTATATCGCGGCCACGCTGGTCGGCACGGTGCCGCTGGCCCGCCGCGCGTGGGCCAGTGCCCGGCTGGGCGAGCCCTTCAGTATCAACACGCTGGTCACCCTGGCCGCCATCGGCGCGGTGCTGATCGGCGAGGCGGCCGAGGGGGCGGTGGTCGTGTTCCTGTTCACGGTGGGCGAACTCCTGGAGGGCGTCGCGGCAGGCCGGGCGCGGGCGGGGATCCACGCGCTGGCGGCCCTCGCGCCCCGCACGGCGCTGCTCGTCCACGGGGAACACACGCACGAAGTCGGCGCGGATACGCTTCAGGTCGGGCAGACGGTGCAGGTCAATCCCGGCGCACGGGTGCCCGCCGACGGGCGGGTGCTGAGCGGCATGTCCAGCGTGGACGACAGCCCCGTGACCGGCGAGAGCGTGCCGGTCGTGAAGGCCGTGGGCGATACGGTCTACGCCGGGAGCATCAATGCCGACGGTGTGCTGCACGTGCAGGTCGAGCGGACGGCCGCCGACAACACGATTGCCCGGATCATCCACATGGTCGAGGAAGCCGAGGCGAGCCGCGCCCCCACGGCCCGATTCATCGACCGCTTCAGCCGCGTGTACACGCCGGGCGTGGTGCTGGTCTCGGCGCTGGTGGCCGTGGTGCCGCCGCTGCTGCTGGGTCAGCCGTGGCACGAGTGGCTGTACCGGGGGCTGGCGCTGCTGCTGATCGGCTGCCCGTGTGCGCTGGTGCTGTCCGTCCCGGCCGCCGTGACCAGCGCCGTCAGCGCGGGCACCCGCCGGGGTCTGCTCGTCAAGGGCGGCGCAGCCCTGGAGGCCGTCGGGGGCGTGAAGACCGTGGCCTTCGACAAGACCGGCACCCTGACCGCCGGCCACCCGGCCGTGACCCAGGTGCGCGGCCTGGAGCTCCCCGAATCCGAGGTGCTGCGCCTCGCCGCCGCCGTGGAATCCGGCAGCAGCCACCCGCTGGCCCGCGCCGTGACGGACGCCGCCCGCGCTGCCGGTCTGACGGTGCCCGCCGCCACCGACGCCCGCGCCGTGCCCGGACGGGGCGTGACCGCGACCGTGGAGGGCCGCCCCGTGTACGTCAGTGCGCCCACGCACGCGGCCAGTCTGGTGCCGCTGACCGGCCTGGACGACGACATCACCGATCTGGAGGCCACCGGGCACACGGTGGTCATCCTGCACGACGACACGCGGGCGCTGGGGCTGCTCGCCCTGCGGGACGAACTGCGCGGGGACGCCGCGTCGGCCGTCGCCGCGCTGCGTGCCCTGGGCATCGGCACGGTCATGCTCACGGGCGACAATGCTCGCACTGCTCACGCCGTCGCCGCGCCGCTGGACATCGACGTCCGCGCCGGGCTGCTCCCGGAGGACAAACTGCGGATCATTGCGGGGCTGCCCGGCCCCGTCGCCATGGTCGGGGACGGCATCAACGACGCGCCCGCGCTGGCCCGCGCCGACGTCGGGATCGCCATGGGCGGCGGCACCAACGTCGCGCTGGAGACCGCCGACGCCGCGCTGCTGCGCTCCCGCGTGCAGGGTGTGGTGGAACTCGTGGGCCTGTCGCGGGCCACCATGGGCAACATCCGGCAGAACATCGCCTTCGCGCTGGGCCTCAAGGCCATCTTCCTGGTGACCACGCTGCTGGGCACCACGAACCTGTGGATGGCGATCCTGGCCGACACCGGGGCCACGGCCATCGTGACCGCCAACGCCCTGCGGCTGCTGCGCTGGCAGCCCCGGAAGGGCGCGTGACCGCCGCGTCCGACCCGGCCGTGTGCGAGGTGGCCTGCACCCACCCCGAAGCCGTCGCCACCGCCCGCGCCGCGCTGCCCGACGCGGTCACCGTGGACGCCGCCACCACCCTGCTCAAGGTCGTGGCCGACCCCACCCGCTTCCGCATCCTGAGCGCCCTGCACACCGGCGAGCTGTGCGTGTGCGACCTGGCGGTCGTCGTCGGGATCAGCGAGAGCGCCACCAGCCACCAGCTGCGGCTGCTGCGCGAGCACCGCGTCGTCGCGTCGCGCCGGGTCGGCCGCACCGTGTACTACTCGCTGCTGGACGCGCACGTGACCACCCTGATCGGCAACGCCACCGAGCACGTGCGCGAGTAGGGGGATCGGTACAGTGGGAGGATGACACCCTTCCGTCTCGCCACCGCGAGCTGCCCATCAGCGGGGATGCCCGCGTGAACGGCCGGAATGTCCAGGCCGCCATGCGGGACGCTGCCGCCCGGGGAACCCGGCTGATCCACTTTCCGGAGGGCATGCTCTCGGGCTACGCGAAGAATCCGATCCAGGACTGGGCCGAGGTCGACTGGGACGTCGTGCGGGAGGAACTGGAGGCGGTGATGGCCCTGGCCGCAGCGTTGAAGCTCTGGGTCGTGCTCGGCTCGGCGCACCCGTTGACGCCGCCGCACTGGCCGCACAACAGCATGTATGTGATCTCCGATCAGGGAAGCATCGTGACCCGCTACGACAAGCGAGTCTGCTCGTACACCGAGGTCACGCGCTTCTATACCCCCGGCCACGCGCCCACCGTGTTCGAGGTGGACGGCTGGCGCTTCGGCTGCGTGATCTGCGTCGAGATCAACTTCCCGGCGCTGTTCATGGAGTACGACCGGCTGGGCGTGGACGCCCTGCTGCTCAGCACCTATCCGGTCGACCGCATCTTCCTCGTCAAGGCGCGTGCCCACGCGGCCATCCACAACGTCTGGATCAGCGTGTCCAGCGTCACCGAGACCGACCACCTGTTCCGTTCAGCCCTGATCGATCCGCGCGGCGAGGTCGCGGCCGAGGTGCCCGGCGTGCAGGGCGTCGTCGTGAGCACCCTTGACCGGAGTGCGCCGGAACTGGACATCGCCCTCGCGAAGGCGCGGCCGTGGCGGGCCAGTGTCGCAGATGATCCCCGCTACGACACAGCCGGTCTGGACGACCCACGCAGCACGGATCGAACCAGCGTCTAGCGCATACGGGATTCAGTTGATTCCAGGGCATGGCAGCGTCGTGAGCCGGAGACCCCTCACCCCAGCCCTCTGCTTCGCAGCTCTGCGAGCCTCCCCAGGGGAGAGGGAGGGAGGAGCGCCGAGGGCGGAAGGGTGAGGGGTCTTGGATGCCGCGAACTCAACTGAGTCCGGCCTCAGATCTTCAGTTCGCCCTGCGGCGTCACGTTCAGATCCTGCGCGAGTTCCCGTGAGACCTGCTGGCGCTCGCGATCCAGATACGTCTGTGCCTGCCCGACCTCCCTGTCGAGCACCTGCATGGTGTCCTTGAAGCGTTCCAGTGCCTGCTGCCGGTACGAGCTGATGGCGTCGAGCGCGCCGTACACCTCGCGGAAGGCATTCTGGATGATCTGCGGATCGACGGTGGCGCTGCCCGCCTGCCGCTGGATCTCGGTGGACTGCTCGCGCAGGAGCTTCGCTGTGCTGCCGATCATGCGGCCGGTCGTGTCGTTCAGGGCCGTGACCTGCCCCAGTACGGCCTGCTGCGTGCCCAACGCCTGTGAGACCATCAGGGCCGTCTTCAGGGCGCTGACAGTGGTGGTGGTGGCCCGGTCGACCCCCTTGATGAGTTCCAGATTGTTGCGGCGCACCAGATCCAGCGCCAGGTAGCCCTGGATGCTGACGGCGAGCTGGGTCAGCAGGTCGGTCACGCGCTGGCGCACGGCGAACAGCAGTTCCTCGCTGACCATGCGGGCCTTTTCCGGGTCGGTCATCTGGAGTACCGCCAGGCGGCCAGTCAGGGCCTCATCGACCGCCTTGCCCACGTGGGCGTACTGCCGGAGCTTCTGCATGGTCTCCCACAGGTGCACCTTCTCGGTCTCGATGGTGGCGTTGTCGCGGCGCAACTCGTCCTGGCCCCGGTACAGCGCCTCCAGAATGCCGTTCAGGTGGCTCTGGGCGCTCTGGTACTTGTCCATGTGGTTCTGAACCTTCTTGCCGCCGGGCAGCATGCCCAGGAAGCGCCGGGGCGTGGGGGTGCGGCTGGGGTCGAGGCCCTCCACGGTGCGGCGCAGCTCGGTCAGACCTTTCAGGATGTCGCTGCCCTCGGCCAGCGCGCCCACGCGGGTGGCCCGCAGGGGGCGGTCGAGCATGCGATTTGAACTCTGCGCGGCGGCCCGCTGCTCGGGCAGGCCCAGATCGTGCACGGCGTCGAGCTTGCGCTTGAACTCCGGGGTGTGGGTGCCCGCGTTCAGCACGTCCTCGGCAAACGCGCGGGCCATGGTGTCCAGGCGGGCGCGGTCGTCGTCGGACAGCGGCACCATCTCCGGAGCCTGCTGCGGCTGCACGCCCGGCACGGCGTCCGGAGCCTTGAGCACCGAGTCGGGTGGGGTCAGTGGGCCGGGGGCATCACTCATGCCCCTGATTACGCCCCATGATCATGAAACGTTGCATCCGGCAAAAGGCGGATCGGGCCGTGCCCACGTGGGAGCGGCCCGATCTGAACGCAGGATTCAGTTCGTGAGGGTGACCGTCATCGTGGCCGGGGGGCTGTACGCGCCCGCACCGACGAACACGGCCCGCAGGGTATACGTGCCGGCCGGCAGCACCTGGCCGCCCGCGCCCCGGCCGTCCCAGCGCACCTTCTGCACCTCGCTGGACTCGCCCGCGCCGACCGTGGTGTTCACGAGCTGCATGGTGCACAGGGTGTCCTTGGGATCGGGCCGCACGATCTCGCCGGCCGCGCTGATGACCTCGAAGCGCACGTCGCATGCCCCATGCGACAGGGTCACAGGGCTCCGGCCGCTGTTCGCCAGGGTGAAGCTCCACGTGGTCGCGGTACCGGCGCGGAGCGTGGTCGGGCCGCTCAGGGCGGGGCGCAGGGTGGGAGCCAGCGGGGCGCCCTTGACCGTCAGGGTGGTCGTGGCGGGCAGGGTGGGGGCGGCGGGGGCCGGTGCTGGGGTCGCGGTGCCGGTCGGGCCCGTGCCCGTGTCCACCTGGGCACCCACCTGATAGTCCACGATGCCGGTCGGCAGGTTCGCCTGGCGCAGGCGTACCAGCAGGGTCAGGCGATCCACCGCCGACAGGCCCACCACGACCACGCGGCCCTGCGCGAGATCCACGCGGCTGGACTGCAGGGTCTTCAGATCGGTCAGCAGCGGGGCCACGGCGTCCAGCTGTGCCCGCGTATAGCCCGACGGGAACGCGCTGGAGGTGGTCGACTGTGCGGTCGCCACGCCGGTCAGGGGCGCGGCGGCCAGGGTGAGCACGGACAGGGTCAACAGGACTCGCTTCATGGCTCTACCCTGACGCGCACAAGCTGACGACGGGTGAGGACACCTGACGGAATCTCAGAGTCCGGGGGTGCCGCTATTTCAGCAGGTTGAGGACGCCGCCGTACAGGGCCACGAACTGTCCCTCGTCCAGCGCCTGGGGGCGGTTCCACGTGGCGCTGACGCAGTACGTCGTGCCCGCCTTGGTGGTGACCTGGGTGGTCAGGTTCAGCACGCCGGTCTCGCTGCCGCCCTTGAAGCTGGCGCGGGCGAAGTCGCCCGGCTGCGCCACACCGGGATTCAGCTGCGTCTCGGGCAGGGCAGCCACGTCTGCCATCAGGCTGCACAGGCGGCGGGTGCTGACGAACCACTCGACATCCTGCGCGGTGATCCGGCCCGGCGCGAACACACCCACATTCGGCAACGGCGCGGCGGCGGCCTGCGCGAGCACGGCGCGGCGGGCGTCGCGGTTCAGGCCGGCGTCCCGGTAGGCCCGCAGCAGGCTCAGGTTCGCCGGATTCTTCAGGGCGAAGGCCTCGCGGGTGCCGGGCATGGCGCTCTGGCCCAGCCGCGCCTCGACGCCCGCCCGGCCGACCGTGCGCAGCAGGAGATCCGTGGCGGTGTTGTCGCTCTGCGCGATCATCCGGGCGGCCAGATCACGCAGGGGGTACGCGCGGCCCGTGGGCTCGTTCTGGAGCGTGCCGCTGGGCAGGCTCTTGTCTGCGTCGGTCAGGGTCGCGGTGTCTGTCCAGGCCAGCGTGCCCGCCTGCACCTGCGCCTGGAGTTCTCCCAGGATGGCGAGCTTGAAGGCCGAGCCGACCGCCAGCAGGCGGGCGCTGTTCAGCTCCGTCCGCACCGGGCCGCCGACCTGCTGCACCAGCAGGCTCACCTGCCCCGGCAGGGCCGCGAAGGCGGCGCGGGCCTCGTCCAGCGACCCGAAGGTGGGGGTGGCCGTCACCGGCTGCACGAGCAGCGACGTGACCAGGCCCTGGGCATCCACCACGAAGGAAGTCACGTCAAGCTCGCCCTTCTCAAGGGTGATCCGCCACCCGCTGTCGGTCGCCGTCACCCTCTGCACCGCGCCGTACTGGGCACGGAGGTTCCGGAACAGCGCGGTCAGGTCGGCGGCACTGACCTGCGCCAGGAAGTCCGCGCTGAAGCGCGTGGTGTCCACCGGATCGGTCTCGAACAGCGACTTCAGGAGGGCAGCGGCCTGTTCCCGCTGTGCCGGCGTCGGGGCCTGCGGCGCGGCCGACGCCGGGCCGGGCACCGCGCCGAAGCCCGTCAGGCGGCCCTGGGCGTCCAGTGAGGAGGCGGTGATGACCAGCGTGCCCCGCTCGTACACGGCCAGCGGCATGCCCTGAAGGGTCTCCAGCCGCACGAAGGCGCCATACGCCGCCCCGAGGGACTTCAGCTGCGCGGCGATGGTCGCCAGCGGCACCTGGGCCAGGAACTCCGGCGCGAACCACTCGGCCTGGAGCTCGCTGGCCGACAGCAGCCGGGTCAGGGCCTGGGCCGGCGTGACGGTCTGGGCCTGCCCCGTGGACGTGGCGATCAGGGCGACGGGAAGGGCGACTCGCAACACGGATGTCATGGTGGTGGGTACGCCGTGGGGGCCGCCGGAGTTGCGCGGCGTGCCCATCTGCGGCCCCGTCCGCAGGAGCGGTCGCCTATGATTTTCCGTGATGACACGCCTGCTGTCGGTGCCCCTGCTGGCCGCCCTGCTCGTCTCCTGCGGTTCGGGGGTGGTGCCCAGCGGCTCCGGGGAACTCCGCGCAGCGGCCACCACTCCGGCCGGGTCGTTCGCCTTCCGGTGCGACCCGGCCGCGCAGGGCGGGGCCGAGGTGGTGATCGGTGACGACATGCAGTTCTCGTGCCCCAGCGACGACGCCCGCGCCACGCTGACCGTCCTGCTGCGCACCGTGCACCGTCCTGACCCCGAGGGCGGCACCACCGACGAGCATGTGGTCAGCGCCGTGCTGACCGTCGCGGCCCCCACGCCCGGCTCGTACGCCGGGGCATCGAATCTGACCTCCTACACCCGCTGGCTGAACCGTGAATTCAGCGGCACTTTCACGATCCCGCTGTCCGGGCCGGGGCGGGTGGAGGGCCGCTTCGGCTTCCGTGCGCCCTGAGAGCCGCGCTGTGAACCCTATACTTCCCGTCATGATTGACGCGGCGCAGATCGACCACCTCGCTGCCCTGGCCCGGCTGCAACTCACCCCCGAGGAGCGGGCGGACATGCAGACGGATCTGGGCCGCATCCTCGGGTACTTTGAACTCCTGAACGAGGTGGACGTGGACGGCGTGGAGGAGATGCAGCGCCCCGTGTCCCTGGTGAACGTGCTGCGCGACGACGTGCCCGGCGAGGTCTTCCCCCGCGCCGTGCTGGAGGCCCTGGCCCCCGAGATGCAGGACGGTTCGGTGCGCGTGCCCCGCACCGTCGAGGCCGACTGATGACTGGCCACACGTTCGGGGGCGGCCCCTCACTTATCTTGCCCACGCTGACGCGTCCCTGGGAGCTGTGATGCTCGATCTCAAGTTCATCCGCGAGAACGCCGGAGCCGTGAAAGAGGCCATCCGCGTCAAGGGCGTGCCCCTCGACCTCGATGACCTGCTGGCCCTCGACCGCGAGCTGCTGGGCGTCAAGCAGCGCGTCGAGGCGCTCCAGACCGAGCGCAACGCCAACGCGAAGCTGGTGCCCCGCGCCACGCCCGAGGAGCGGCCCGCGCTGATCCAGACGGGCAAGGATCTGTCCGAGGAGATCAAGGGGCTGGAGCCGTCGCTGCGGGCCCACGAGGAACAGCTGCGGCAACTGCTGCTGCGCGTGCCGAACATCCCCCACGCCAGCGTGCCGGTCGGCCGCGACGACACCGAGAACGTCGAGCTGCGCCGCGAGGGGGTGCTGCCCACCTTCGACTTCACGCCGCTGGATCAGGTCGAGCTGCTGGAGCGCCAGGGCTGGAGCGACTTCGAGCGCGTGGCCCGCGTGTCGGGCAGCCGCAGCTACCTGCTGAAGGGCGACGGCGCGCTGCTGGAAATGGCCGTGCAGATGTTCGCCATGGCCTTCCTGGCGGGCCGGGGCTTCACGCCGCTCAGCACGACCGCGCTGGTGCGTCCCGAGACGCTGGTGAATTCCGGACATTTCCCCGGCGACGAGGAGAGCGTGTACAAGCTCGAGGGCGACGAGCTGATGCTGGCCGGCACCGCCGAGGTGCCCGTGAACAGCCTGTATGCCGGCGAGCAGCTCACGCACGAGCAGCTCCCGATGACCTTCGCGGCGATCAGCGGCGCGTTCCGCCGCGAGGCCGGGTCGGCGGGCCGGGACGTGCGGGGCCTGATCCGCGTGCATGAGTTCCGCAAGGTCGAGCAGTACGTGATCTGCCACGCCGACGAGCAGGAGGCCCTGCGCTGGTTTGGCACCATCCTGGGGAACGCCGAGGCGCTGCTCTCGGCCCTGGAACTGCCGTACCGCGTCGTGCAGAACTGTACCGGCGACATGGGCGCGGGCAAGGTGCTCATGTACGACATCGAGACCTGGGTGCCCAGCGAGCAGGTCTACCGCGAGACGCACTCGTGCTCGTACCTGGGCGACTGGCAGGCGCGCCGCACCGGCCTGCGCTACCGCGATCAGGACGGCAGACTGGTGTACGCGCACACCCTGAACAACACCGGGATCGCCACGCCGCGCATCCTGGTGCCCTTCCTGGAAAATCACCAGCAGCGCGACGGCACCATCCGGGTGCCACAGGCCCTGCGCCCCTACCTGGGCGGCCGCGACACGCTGGGCACACCGGTTCGCTGAAGCGCTGGCCGGCGGGTCAGCCCGGCGCCTCCAGCGCCGGCAGCGGTTCCGACGCGTGGTGGATCTCGACCCGGTTGCGCCCTGCACTCTTGGCCCGGTACAGCGCCTGATCGGCGCGGGCGGTCAGGCGGGCCAGGTCGTCGCCAGGGACGGGCGCCGTGACGCCGAAACTCGCGGTCACGGTGCCCACGTCCGGGTGTGGTGTCGTGTGCAGATGTGTCCGCAGGCGCTCCGCAAGACCGGTCGCCTGCGCGACATCCACGCCGGGAAGCACCAGGATGAATTCCTCACCGCCCCAGCGGCCGGGGGTGTGGGCCGCGTCCACGTGCGCCCGCAGCGTGTCGGCCAGCGAGATCAGCACGCGGTCGCCTGCGGGGTGGCCATAGGTGTCGTTCACGGCCTTGAAATGATCGACGTCCAGCAGGATCACGCTGCCCGGCTGGCCCTGCCGGAACTGCGCGAGCAGCTGCTCGATGGCGGCATAGGTGGCGTGCCGGTTCGGCAGGCCGGTCAGCGGATCGGTGAGCGCCTGCCGCGCGAGGAGTTCGTGCTCCACGGAGATCTTCAGGTAGGAGCTGCGGTACCACGCCAGGGCATAGACCAGCAGCAGCAGGGTGGCCACCGAGACATGCAGCCGCACCGCGGTCAGCATCAGCCCGGAATCGGGGCGGGTGGACAGGCCCCACGTGCAGATCGCCACGGCCAGCGCGTAACTGCCCAGGCTGAACAGTGCCCCCTCACGGACGCGGAAGGCCAGGTATCCCACGATGGCATTGGCGATCAGGAGCAGGTGCGTGCTCGCGATCAGCAGGGCCGCGTCGGACACGGTGCCCGTGCGGGTCAGGCTGAACTGCACCAGGGCGGCCACCGTGTTCGCGGCATACAGCGTGCGCTCGATCGGCTGCAGGGGGCGGTCCGTCCGCAGCCACCACAGGGCCAGCACGCACGTGCCCATCAGGAGGGCATTGACCGATGCCTGAAGACCCGTGGACTGCGGGCGGGTGCTCCCGACCAGCCACAGCAGCGCCAGCACGACCAGCCCCAGCCATAACGCGGCCACGTAGATGCGCCGCCGCAACTGTTCCCGGAGCTGCGGCGGCGTGAATTCCTGCGGAAGGCCTGGGACCGCCGCGATCCACGGTTCCGGGTGTCCGCGCTGGGCTGCCATCGCTCCACTCTACGAGACCCCTGTTCCTGCTGGCGTGTGGGAGCACACTGCCCTGGGGGGCGGGCCGGGACGTTTCCTCCGGCGCCGGGTCACTACACTGCGGCCATGACTGCCGACCTGCCACTCCCGCCCGAGAAGGGTGTCCGGGGCTTTGAACTGGATCTCCACATCGCCTTTGTCCAGCCGCTGCCCGCGGCGCAGGCCCGTGCGGCGCTGAGCGTGCTGGACGGGCTGAGGGTGGAACTGTATGCCCCACACGCGTCGCCCACCCGCGCCCTGCCAGCGGGGGACGACGCGGCGACCGGCGCCCCTGTGCCCTCGGCCCGTGTGACCGGCCCCCTGGGCGATCCGGACGCGGTGCGGGCCAGCCTGGACGCCCTGCTGCTGTCAGCCGCCCGCTACGTCGAGGTGGGCGTGCGCGGCTTCCTGCGCAGCGCGGACGGCCGCACCGACTGGGTACCGTGGCGGCGCAACGCCGTGCTGCCGCGCGGCGACACTGCCCGGGTGGCCTTCGAGCAGGGCGTGAAGTACATCCTGGAATAGGTGGTCAGGCGGCGTTCAGGGGGAACACTCGGGCACGGGCCTTGCTGCCGTCCTCGGGGTCGTGGATGACCAGCACGAGGACGTCCAGCGCGGCGGGCAGCAGATACGGCAGCCACTGTTCGCTGAGCATCCGCAGGGCACGGGGCGCGTCCGCCAGCGGCACGTCCCGCAGCACCAGCACGGCCCGCGTGCCCTGGTCGTCCGTCCACACGTCCATGCGGCCGTGACGGTCCAGACCACCCTGGGAACGGTATTCGAAATGCTGGGCGTGCCTGAGCAACTGCATAGGGGCCTTCTCCTTGAACGCGGGGATGTGCGGCCAGTGTAAGGGCGGTCAGTCTCCGGATTGTCCCGCGTGTCCCCACCCTGCACCGTGCCGGTGAACCGGGCGTGAATGCCACGTGGGCCACGGCGGCACCCCCCACTGGATAGACTGCGGCCATGACCAGCGTGGACGGGCTGCTGGACGAGTACCAGGGCTACGTGCTCGCGTACCGGCTGCGCCGCGCCGTCGGGGGCCGGGTCGCGCCGCCGGGCGCGCAGCTCACGCTCGCGCAGTACGCGGGCCGCCGCCTGGAGCGCCAGACCCTGGCCCGCTCCCTGATCACGCGGGGCATGGACGCCGCCCAGATGCGCCGCCTGGACACCCTGTCGGACGAACTCATGTTCGGCTTCTGGCTGAACCCGGCCGAGGTCGCGGCCTTCCTGCGGGCCGCCATCCGCGAGGGCAGTCACCCGGCGCTGGGCGATCCCGGCGCATTCGCGGCCCTCCTGACCCACACAGAACGTACCCGGCTGGGCGAGGCCGGGGTGCGGCGGGTGTGTACCCACTTCCTGGCGTGTTTCACGCTGGCGGCGCCGATGCTCGATCCCGACGGCCTGACCGACACCTTCCGGCGCATCGAGGCGACCCGCCCGCCCCTGTTTCTGGACGAGCTGGCCGCGCGTGGCTGACCCGGCGGCCACGCTGTCAGGCTGGCTGCGCCGCCTGCTGCCGCAACCCTGCCCCGGCTGCGGCGCGCAACTGGGCGCCGAGCGGGGGCTGTGCCCGGCGTGCCGGGCGGGCCTGCGGCCCCGTGTCGACAGCCACAGCCCCCTGCGTGGCCGGGCGCAGCCGCACCTGATCACCCTGGGCGAGTACCGGGGCGTGCACCGCCGCGCCGTGCGCGCCCTGAAATTCGGCGGGGCGCGGGATCTGGCGGGCGTGCTGGGCGAGGCGCTCGCAGCCGGAGTCCCGCAGGACTGGAATGTGCGTGCGGTGGTGCCGGTGCCGCTGCACGCCTCGCGCCAGCGGCAGCGGGGCTTCAACCAGGCGGCGCTGCTGGGCAGCGTGGTGGCCGTGCAGCTGGGGGTGCCGTGTGTGGACGCCCTGATCCGCACCCGCGCCACCGGGCAGCAGGCGAAACAGCATGCCGCGCAGCGCGATCACATGGACGGCGCCTTCGCGCTGCGCCCAGGCGTGCTCCCGCCGGGCGCCGTGTTGATCGTCGACGACGTGCTCAC from Deinococcus sp. AB2017081 encodes the following:
- a CDS encoding heavy metal translocating P-type ATPase produces the protein MADPASVPLTYVVDGMDCASCVRKVEAMVGRLPGAGDVQTSFTQQTLRLALDETRTPREALEGNLRALGYVPTLQVVQTTPPTPRAGDLAAPTVPGRAWYATPAGRLVVLSGALLLAAWVLGFLAPATSTAAYIAATLVGTVPLARRAWASARLGEPFSINTLVTLAAIGAVLIGEAAEGAVVVFLFTVGELLEGVAAGRARAGIHALAALAPRTALLVHGEHTHEVGADTLQVGQTVQVNPGARVPADGRVLSGMSSVDDSPVTGESVPVVKAVGDTVYAGSINADGVLHVQVERTAADNTIARIIHMVEEAEASRAPTARFIDRFSRVYTPGVVLVSALVAVVPPLLLGQPWHEWLYRGLALLLIGCPCALVLSVPAAVTSAVSAGTRRGLLVKGGAALEAVGGVKTVAFDKTGTLTAGHPAVTQVRGLELPESEVLRLAAAVESGSSHPLARAVTDAARAAGLTVPAATDARAVPGRGVTATVEGRPVYVSAPTHAASLVPLTGLDDDITDLEATGHTVVILHDDTRALGLLALRDELRGDAASAVAALRALGIGTVMLTGDNARTAHAVAAPLDIDVRAGLLPEDKLRIIAGLPGPVAMVGDGINDAPALARADVGIAMGGGTNVALETADAALLRSRVQGVVELVGLSRATMGNIRQNIAFALGLKAIFLVTTLLGTTNLWMAILADTGATAIVTANALRLLRWQPRKGA
- a CDS encoding ArsR/SmtB family transcription factor, with product MTAASDPAVCEVACTHPEAVATARAALPDAVTVDAATTLLKVVADPTRFRILSALHTGELCVCDLAVVVGISESATSHQLRLLREHRVVASRRVGRTVYYSLLDAHVTTLIGNATEHVRE
- a CDS encoding carbon-nitrogen hydrolase family protein, with translation MNGRNVQAAMRDAAARGTRLIHFPEGMLSGYAKNPIQDWAEVDWDVVREELEAVMALAAALKLWVVLGSAHPLTPPHWPHNSMYVISDQGSIVTRYDKRVCSYTEVTRFYTPGHAPTVFEVDGWRFGCVICVEINFPALFMEYDRLGVDALLLSTYPVDRIFLVKARAHAAIHNVWISVSSVTETDHLFRSALIDPRGEVAAEVPGVQGVVVSTLDRSAPELDIALAKARPWRASVADDPRYDTAGLDDPRSTDRTSV
- a CDS encoding toxic anion resistance protein — its product is MSDAPGPLTPPDSVLKAPDAVPGVQPQQAPEMVPLSDDDRARLDTMARAFAEDVLNAGTHTPEFKRKLDAVHDLGLPEQRAAAQSSNRMLDRPLRATRVGALAEGSDILKGLTELRRTVEGLDPSRTPTPRRFLGMLPGGKKVQNHMDKYQSAQSHLNGILEALYRGQDELRRDNATIETEKVHLWETMQKLRQYAHVGKAVDEALTGRLAVLQMTDPEKARMVSEELLFAVRQRVTDLLTQLAVSIQGYLALDLVRRNNLELIKGVDRATTTTVSALKTALMVSQALGTQQAVLGQVTALNDTTGRMIGSTAKLLREQSTEIQRQAGSATVDPQIIQNAFREVYGALDAISSYRQQALERFKDTMQVLDREVGQAQTYLDRERQQVSRELAQDLNVTPQGELKI
- a CDS encoding BsuPI-related putative proteinase inhibitor, translated to MKRVLLTLSVLTLAAAPLTGVATAQSTTSSAFPSGYTRAQLDAVAPLLTDLKTLQSSRVDLAQGRVVVVGLSAVDRLTLLVRLRQANLPTGIVDYQVGAQVDTGTGPTGTATPAPAPAAPTLPATTTLTVKGAPLAPTLRPALSGPTTLRAGTATTWSFTLANSGRSPVTLSHGACDVRFEVISAAGEIVRPDPKDTLCTMQLVNTTVGAGESSEVQKVRWDGRGAGGQVLPAGTYTLRAVFVGAGAYSPPATMTVTLTN
- a CDS encoding serine hydrolase; this translates as MTSVLRVALPVALIATSTGQAQTVTPAQALTRLLSASELQAEWFAPEFLAQVPLATIAAQLKSLGAAYGAFVRLETLQGMPLAVYERGTLVITASSLDAQGRLTGFGAVPGPASAAPQAPTPAQREQAAALLKSLFETDPVDTTRFSADFLAQVSAADLTALFRNLRAQYGAVQRVTATDSGWRITLEKGELDVTSFVVDAQGLVTSLLVQPVTATPTFGSLDEARAAFAALPGQVSLLVQQVGGPVRTELNSARLLAVGSAFKLAILGELQAQVQAGTLAWTDTATLTDADKSLPSGTLQNEPTGRAYPLRDLAARMIAQSDNTATDLLLRTVGRAGVEARLGQSAMPGTREAFALKNPANLSLLRAYRDAGLNRDARRAVLAQAAAAPLPNVGVFAPGRITAQDVEWFVSTRRLCSLMADVAALPETQLNPGVAQPGDFARASFKGGSETGVLNLTTQVTTKAGTTYCVSATWNRPQALDEGQFVALYGGVLNLLK